From the Diadema setosum chromosome 20 unlocalized genomic scaffold, eeDiaSeto1 Scaffold_20_unloc_1, whole genome shotgun sequence genome, the window ATAGGTATATACGAATCTGTCACCAGCGGGTTTTTAGTAACATTAACAGTACCACTTTTGAATGAACACGGACAAGTACCCCCCATGTCCCCAGAGCAATTtaactttctttttgcaatgagaaatatgagagaaataaaaacaagactAACGTTTGACCAGGACAATTTCTGATATCTTTATCGCACATTTGATTCCGAAATGCTCCTAAAAGTTTTCAGCGCCTCCTTGGTCGGTATAGGAGGATCGTGGCGGCAGAAGGAGGCGGTCCGTTCACTCTCATTGTCACATTTGGTTGCCATGCCAATGTATATCTACTTTTATGTGTATCTTcttggtaaaaaacaaaaacaaaaacaacaaacaaaaaacaaacaaaaaaaaacatggcggaTGGATGGGTGCAAAGACACGTACGTACCTCCCGCATATGATTCCCCTAAAAGACGACAGCAGTTGTTCAACGGTCTCTTTGTAAAGTggcaatgcaaaatttgcagaGCTTCTTCATTCTGTGAGCTCTGATTTCTCAACATCAATTTTTGATGTCCGGCAGCcttgccaaaagaaaaaaacaaatatgcaGAAATGTAGTTATTCAATTTATATACACATACCATCTTGCAAAATGCATCCGTCAAAAAGTTTTGTAGCAACAGCGGTATAGTGCTGTGTAGGTACTGTAGTTATAAcgtcttaatttttttttttttttgttccacacACCCACGGTACATCCATTCCTTGCAAATTATAGTGATACAATCCAAtacatgaaatgacatgtattcatgtgtgtgtgtattcaaatacagtatgtgtatgtgtgtgtggcaATACCTCTGAAATGAAAGTAGGCGTATGTGGCTTTAGACTGGAGTAAGAATAAAGATTCCCTTGGCTCCATGGCTGTTCATATCCACAACTATAATGAATGAATTTTAATGTGTTTTGTTACCAAAAGACATTACTCACAATGTTACAGATGGTGACAGTGTTACATGTTACATTAAAAACAGCAAATTTATCCCACCAAAGATCACCACgacaacgtttatgccagcattGAAAAATAAGACGCCATCATCTGTCTTTGGAAAATCGGCTGCACAGTGCAAAATTTTAATAGTTACACACTTTGCCCCGCGGAAGCGCAGGTCACATTCGATTATATTCGTCTTATCTTGTCTGAACAAACAGATTCATTTCTTAAAAGTGGTGTTGTGAGGACATAACATATAACACGTAACCACCAGAGAGCGCAAAAATATCGCTCCGTCTGTCACTGACCATAAACGATGAAGTTCGTAAACGCCTTCTGAGAAGGGCGGTCATTTCATCGAAGCTTGTTTTGTTCTGCTTGTAAACAATGGATTCACCTCCGAGGCGGTAAACTTTGAAGATCACGGTCAATTAAAACTTCCCCCACACAGCAGATTTCCAGAGTCCTGGTGGAAAGGGAAAACAAAGGGGCAACTTTCGCGCAACGATCCCCCCAATGAACAGCGTGGTAGTATGCAAATACGCtcttcctgtcttttgttctatGCACAGATGCACGGGGTGATATGTTTCTATCAATTAGATGCCCTCGCTGTTGATTTGAGGATTCATTGTCCTACAATAGTTACGGTGAGAAAAGAAATGGCGGCATTGGGTGCCTATATATACTATAGCAAAGAATACAGATGGGTTGGTATGAGAATATGTGTACGGGTGTAATAATGTATGATCAGAGAGAGTGTGTATGCTCGTGGCTATCTAGCCTGCTAGCGATATATGGACGTTGAGCATACACGCCCATTATTATGTCAATATTAAGCAGCACCGAATATAACTTTTTACAAGCTGTACGCCATGTACGCATCCAAGCCTAAGTTTAATACATAAACATTGCATTCAAAATCGTACCAAGCTGTCGAATATTTTGCTGTTCGCATTTCAAGTTttcttgctgaaaaaaaaaagaatagtagGCTTAcatctcatatatatattatataaaactTCAGATTTCACTTTTTATAGACGACAACCAGTGGATGCAAATGAACGCATAACAGTCAGATGCATTTTTATACTAACAAGTCGATACAAGCTGttatgtctctctttctctctctctctctctctctctctctctctctctctctaaatctCTCTCAAAGTCACATTTAACAGCGTACTTATTTTGTTTACATAATTTATAGAATCTtgttttcttacattgtttctGCTTCGAAAgtcaagacaaaacaaaattacatcgttgtaaagaatttaaaaaaataacctAATTTTAAAaggagcaaaacaaaagaacaatttCATGTAATACATTAACTAAAATGTATTCACTACAAAACGTTTATGATTGCATAAATCGTATGAAAACGCAGTACATACAAGACAGTACAGAATCTGAAATCTGGATGGCTATTGATTTTTGACTTCCAGTATAGAACGCCATCACAATAGAGGAAGAACTTCGAAAAGTTATTTTGCATAATGGCGATATACTCTCGTATTCAACGATACACGAACTTTGGGTCTCGGGGTTAGGTCGAAGATGGAGAAATGTACGAATAACCGACAACTGTAACGATGCACATAATGTCCTGTAATCATTCTCTCCTTCCTACTGTAGAtttgatttagaaaaaaagttcatactaaaaaagaaatgtagtgaTCGACTGCATAAAGTGCTAAAAACGTACATAATTATAGGCTTTATTACGTATTTCGTTTGCGAGgtatttatgtatttgtgtataatgtatgtttatGCATTTCGTGAATTAATcatattgaataaaatcaatatcatgacTCTGCCACACCAAATCAAgcattgcataaacttttgtTGATGTGATTTAAGTGGTGTCTTCAGTAAAATGCTGTATTAACGACAATTGTCCcttcttttgatattttgttggagaaaataaaggaaaagaaGGTGAAGTGAACGAACTTTGATTGCGCTGACGTATTACCACCTTcacggaatgaaaaaaaaaaaaatcccctggCTTAAAAGATGCTGCTTTCAGCGAAAATGCATCTTTGACGCCAGTCACTATATTCCAGCTGTTGGACCTTGGCAGAATTTTAAACGAATAGtgtcacatacatgtaagaGGGGAAAGAATAATCTACTCCTAGGTTATTGACCCTTAGACAAGTTAGCAAGTGATAGATCGAGAATctatgatgaaaagaaaactttGCTTTCCGACAGGGGCAtctctttttaatttcaattacGAGAGAGAGGAGTGTCAAAATAGTTTTAAGCAAGAGAAGAGTGTCATTGATACAGCTTGCTGATAAATCTCGTAAATACCATTGAAAATTAGCATTTCATCTCCAAACTACTAAAACTGGGTTGCTTGAAGTGACTATCAACTGTCTCGGGGTGCTAACTTTATCTATTCCTGCTAAGAGAACCCATAAAGAAGTGCATAAAATCTCAGTTCGTTCTTATACTTAATAGTCAAAGATTTGCCGACTTTCCCACGATATGTGAACCACTGGACAGGCAAAGAATACAAAGGGATGAGTAATACAGGTTGATCAGACCGAGAGCCACCCCATTAATCTGGGTTTCAGTGTCTCTAACTTCGCCATGAACTAAACGTTTCTTTTCAAGATTTCGAGGGGGGTATTCTTGTCCAGCAACTTCAATAGCGGGAGTCCATCACTTCCCTATTCAGCACCAGCAACTACACCACGCGTCGCTTTCTTTGAAGCCATTGTGTAACTTTGCGGCCCATCTGCAACGCAACTCAATTAACAATAGACTACCTCGGTACTGCACGAAGCTTGCCTTCATTGACCAACGCTACGGCGCGGCAGTTCAATGACCTGTGATCATGCCGCGACGAAGCAACTCTTGACCAATCAGAGCCGAGCACCCGCTCACACCTCTGACTCCCTGAATGGAAGGATGGCTTAGCTAACCTTGGCGTTTGACGGGGGACCATGCCGCTTTCTAAGGAGCATACTGACGATGGAAGACAAACGGTAGCGGTCTAGACTAAAGACAATGAACATCAGATTCAAGCATAAATTAGAGCCCTGTGCCAGGAAACGCTCATTCTGATCTCAGCTTCACTGCTAGCAAGACATCTCTGAATCTCCTCTTCCTACAAGATCACGCCATCTTATCCAACACCGTACTAGCTTAGTACTGGAAGATTGACTTTACATCTGCAAATCGGAGAGAAATCATCCACAATGTCGTAAGTAATACGTCCATTGGTTTCAAATCTATGTCATCAGAGTTGAGAACGTATGGTGTAGTGTTCTTGAACAGAATTGGCCCCACAATGTTATTTCGATACTTGACTGATCTGATGTTCCTTCGTAACTTCAACTTGTTGGTTTGTTAATCGAGCACGTATCAGCTATAGTTGGCTACATAAACTGACATATGGTTACTTGGCGATTGTCGAAATGTTCCTTAGCTGCATATGTTAAAAGGCAAGTTTGAAGAGAGCTTGGAAGCAGCGTTTAGGAATGTCAATTGGTGGATATTGTGTTTCTTATATTTCGTTGGTGTGTGTGAATCTTTCGACCAACACTTCATGCTCGTAGCTGATGATCGTTGATGCAAATACTTAATTATGGAGTAGTATGCTAATGTTGTCTcttatgttcatattttctccATATACAGGATGCGGAATGAGGTCGACGTCGAGCGTTTCCAGGTGGCGTCATCGCTGCTGACGTTGGGCATGGATAACCTGCTGATGCCGATTTCTATCCACACCAACGAGCCTGACTTCAACAGGGCCATCGCCTCCGTCATCTGGTCTCGTCATCATCAGCAGACGACCTGTCAGATCTTCAACTGCCACGTCCCCAACTGCCCGCTCTGCCCCGGTGCGCCTCGGCTGTCCGCTCCGACGCCCGATGTGAGACCCGCGATCCAGCAGCTGACCCACATTCCGAAGCCATCTGCGCGTCGATCTGAGGTCGTCAACTGGCTGGTATCCCCCTCGCCTTCTCAGCAAGCACCCGCTCGGGATCGCGTCAGGCACCAGACTTTCTTCACGCGCCATCAGCACGTCTACCCAGCCCCGTCTTCCCTCTCCAGTGCGGCATCGCCTGACTCTTCCGGGAGTGCTCGATCCTCTCCGAACGCTTCCGATTCCTGCCCGAGTATCTCGCCGGATTACCTCGTCGAGTACCGCCGAAACAGCAGCGCCACCGTCGCTTCGCCGCCATCGTCATCGGGACAGCCTGGGGAGCTGCCCTTCGCCTGCCGACACTGCCCGAAGCGATTCGCCCAAGCATCGAACCGTTCGTCGCACATGCGCACTCACACCGGAGACCGCCCCTTCCGCTGCCCGTCGTGCCCGAAGTCCTTCGCCCAGAGGACGTCGCTCCGCACTCACCTCCGCACCCACACCGGCGATCGGCCCTACCGCTGCCTCGACTGCGACCAGCGCTTCGGTGACCTGTCCACACTGACCAAGCATCGACGTACTCACACCGGAGAGAAGCCATACAGGTGTCACTACGAGGGGTGCAGCCGAGCCTTCGCCCAGTCAGGGAACCTGAAACGCCACTTCAGAACGCACGTCCTGGATCGTAAACTGGAGCGAATTTCAGCTTGAACGGTGGACATGTCTAGCTGATCGAACTCAGAACTGTGTTAAACCATGAAAGCCATTTCAACTCAGGAAATATTATCACTTTGAGCAGATAATTTCAATATGATATCATGTACGCTTTAAGGCATTGGTGCTTACATGCCACGGTTGTATATATTTTCATCGCTTGCGAGTTCATTCAAGATAATAAAGCAAGTCATGTTCTATTACCCTAAAGACATTTCTGAATGTTTCGTCATTCTTTGTGTTTTGCACAAGTTCCTACGGTGAGAAATGATTGTGTATGCGCATGAATTACAGAGGATGTTCTATGCTGTTTTcttgatgtatgtgtgtgtgtctgtgtgtgcgtgagtgcaAATGTAGGTGTAgatgaatatacatatatggtGCATATCGCTTTATTTACAGTGCGGGCATActtgtgttatatatatatatatatatatatatatatatatatatatagtacatatatatatatatatatacatatatagtacatatatatatatatatatatatatatatatacacatatatagtacatatatatatatatatatatatatatatatatatatatatataattacatgttgagaattcacgtattggctccacaaagaaatgaagaaacaaactgagATATGGCAATATTAAACCCCTCCCCCAACTACCCAGATACATGTGTACACGTACTGCTTaactaataaaaaaacaaaaaacaaaaacaaaacaaaaacatgctatAATGATACAGAAACAACATTTAACACaatatacacagacacacaaacatcaGTAAAATAATTCCATATAGAAACATGTAgaacaatgtaccacacaactGATATCATGTGTATCATAATTTATACTTCTGCAATAACCATTCTCTATATGACACAATACGTAACACCAAGCATAACAACGTGTAATGCAGTGCAGTGTTTCTGTAAAAACTTCAACATAAAGATATTACTGATACCATATTCATGATTTGTGACCGTCAGTTAAAGTATTCTGATACCTGAAGGTATATTTCATACACACAGTTTGTCACACTGCTCAACACTAAGGTGTGGCAATATATCTCTAACAGTTATTTGACTAAAACAATCTTGTGAAgtaataattttgttatattcttTGAATATATTCACTTGATCTTGCCATCCAAAAAGATCAAGAGTTCCACGTAATTTTGATTAAATGTTTAAAGTGAAACATCAGATATCATATCTGTCAGCAATATCTGCCTTAATGTGGTTCTGAAATGTAAttaaaactgatttatgctctACTGCTAGGCACAGTTGTCATGAATTCTTCTCAATATGATGATTACTCTCTAAAATTTACAGTTGATAGTAATACACTGGGGTAACATTCTAGCAAACTGTTTACAGGATGGGCAGTGTTCACTCACAAATCAAGATGATTGGATAGTGTGTTTCTTTTTAAGCATGATAGAGTTCAGAAGTACAGAGTGAGTCACAAAAATGTCCCATCATTTTGAAGTTGTCTTCTTGGAAGTATGAACATTTAATCAAAACCCATGATTACGATGTTTATACTTCAAGCAAGACAACTACAAAATGACGAGACATTTATGTTTTTTCTGGCTCACTGTGTAGTGATCAACTGATAACCACATCAATAAATATCACTGTTGTATGGAGAGATTAAATACTGTAAGGAAGCTTTTTTCCACACACCCAAGATAACTACAAGTGATATGCCTACATGGGGCAAGTCTATGCAGTCACACAACTCATATGATACAATTCAAATGTATCTACAGCCAGAGCTCAACAGTAACATTTTTGTCTGGTGGTTTTTGGtggcctggaaaaaaaaaaaaaaaaaaaaatatgtagtgGCCCTACATAAAACCAAAAGTAACATTCCATTGTCAATCTCAGTTGCTTGATCAAGCCAATAAATGATAAATTTGGTGGTCtggcaccatttttttttagtggccccAAGCCATCACTAATGTCAAGCCCTGCCATAGCAGAGATCTCATTTATGAGTCTGCTACAATCTCCCCTAATAAGAGATTACATGTGAAAGACCATGCACACAGCAGCCAACTGTGAAAAGCAACTAACATTACACCTAAGTCTTCTCCAAGGGTTGTTGTCATATTCGAAAGGGGCACAAGGATTATCAATGAACTGCAGGATCAGGCAAAGGGAAAGAAGCAGAATTTACCAAGTTGAATAAATCAGTCTCATTTGGAAATGTTTATCAATGCAAGTGTGTTGCATTTAATTGGAGTTATttccacaacattttgaaagaaacACAGAATCAAATTTTACTGGCTATTTCACTCTAAGACAAAAATAATGTTCACCCTTATTTGGGAAAGAAACAACTATCTATAGAAGATGATTGTGACATTCAGCATGAATAGTGAGCAGATgcttttgagaaaaaaaaaatccacctttTTTGATGTCAATTATTTCTACAACCACCAAATTCATCCTACAAGGAAAAGAAACTATTACAACTGACTTTAATATAATGCGTATTGAGAttcggaaaaacaaaacaaaacaaaatcacaaaactTCATCCATCTAATGTGACCATATCTATTTGAATAAATAGGAGTTACATCTTATCTTCACATTCCTAACAACAAAAAGGGTCACACTACCACTGGCTAATTACTGATAATCATGGGGTTActaatttaccatttgtagcATGAATCCAAACCATATAGTGTACAAGCTGATATTTTCGATAATGAGGAGGTCTCaaacattttcgcaagatgctGTTTTTGTGAATTGAAACCAAGGCTACCGTcactgtactacatgtattagcCTAGAGCATAGCAACATATTCATGTCTTCCGTGGAATaatttgaagaatttttttcataattacgcagtacccgctgcatgctataaggattagaacacttgctgtcgggcggaagctcggtggtctagtggagatgacgcctgtccagagatcaggaggttgtatatttgaatcctgctcgagtatgtacgctcATGATTTTTGTtaccatggctactactaaaacactgatcaattcagtgcttatttgcatctatgtagggcaatttgtcaatcagttgcaacatattcatgtgttgttaaattcgcggtgcaacagtgattcacaaaatttgtgaaaacaacagcttatacagtagtatCTCAGGAAGAATGGCACATTAAAGTTTACTGTGATCAAATGTTGGCTTATGGTCCAATGTAAAATTGCAACAAACTTATGTTTTCAACAATCAGAGCACAATATAGTACACTCCTGTTATAggaaagtcctcgggactggcggTTTACTTGAAATTCTTGAAATTTACGAACAGCTGCAAAACTAACCGTATAAAGATATACACATGATAATTTATGGGGAtggatttttacttcattttaacaagaattttgatataaccATGTTCACTATAAAACAGGAGTGTACTGTATGCAGTTTACAGACTGAACTAAGCAACAGAAAAATGAAGGACATCAACTAGTAGTAAATACTTTCTTGGTCACAATGCAAGTAAACTTTGTTTGCTCGCTTGCAAGGTATACTGTACTACGTTTACAGCATGATGAAATTCCCAAGGATCATTCTATACTGTAACAACACTGTCATACTGTAAGTTCAATTGAATTTCAGTATATACCAGTCACACACTGGAATTTGGGATGTGTAATCATTATGAACAGGCAGCAGCTACCAAGAAAGATGGAGTGACTTAAGTACAGGCTCAAAACTATGATGCATAAAATGGCATCTCATCCAGAAAGTCTCTGAGAGAGCTATGAACAAAATATACAGACACCAGAATTTACACATGAAAGAGTTGGTAGCTTTTGCTTCTCTatacaacacaacaacaacaacaacaacatatttgtgTGAATATCATTATAGTGATGTTGAACACAGTATGCATGGCTGGTGATTCAGTATTCTCTAATCTTGAAAACAAGCATGTGTATTAATACAGTCTTTGTGCATGGCTGACTAAATTTCTGTCACTTTGTCCAAGACAATGACATAATCAGACAGTGATGACATATCACGATTTAAACATTAAGGAATGCATTAGATTTATACTTATGAAGTGATCATACACGGTAAAATAAGTAAATATGTAGTTCATGACCATAACTAAAGCATGATGACCCACAGCCAGACAGCACTACACAGAGAGTATTAAATTTAGCTACATGCTGTACAGAGTACTGAATTGCAAACAGCTATCAGGAAGGTACATTGTGCAGGAAACAAGAACCATATAATGCCAGTTGGGGTAAAGTTGACTCTCTCTAAAtcacacaaaatatcaaaaaattgtCACTGTGTAAACAGCAAATATTTGGACATTATTGCAAACGGAGAAAACCTGTACCTGCATGAAGCTATTgcataataacaacaatatttAAACATGAAACAACTATAAATGTAACCCATCACCTAATAACCTTCAGACTAATCAGAAAAGTACATCCTACAAGATGTGAAATGCCCTTTCTTCCAGGATTCTCTTCACTACTGTAACTAAATCACCATTCAGGAAAGTAAAATTTGTTCGGACAGTCTACCAGGACACAGGCTCGGACTGCACTGGTAATTCATTAGTATACCGTTATTCATTTGTGGGTTAGCATGTCAATTGTGTAACTGGTAACTTGGAGTGGAATATATACctgattttttcaatgaatatgCGCCAGATTTAAATGACTTTAACATGATGaaatatcattgtacatgtCAGCCacttgttgatatttttgtcaattaCTGGTAAGCATCAGAGACTACTTTTAAATTGCACAACATTGTTGCAGTCCATTTGAATATGCTggaaaatggcagttttggtTAAATGGTACATAGTATACAAGGAGACTTGACAGAAACTCTGAACAGTTTTCACTTCTCaattcaaaattaaaacaaagcatAATCTTAAAATTTGCCATTCCTTTGATAAAGCATCTGGGGATAAAAATGGGACTTTGTACTTTTAAACCACAGCTAATCACTTTGAATATGCCCAACTAGGGAGCAATTAATAATTGCCTGAACATCACTTATCCTATGTTTTGACACTGAAAATCTGGGGAATGGTAATGCACTTGATAGC encodes:
- the LOC140245691 gene encoding uncharacterized protein; its protein translation is MSMRNEVDVERFQVASSLLTLGMDNLLMPISIHTNEPDFNRAIASVIWSRHHQQTTCQIFNCHVPNCPLCPGAPRLSAPTPDVRPAIQQLTHIPKPSARRSEVVNWLVSPSPSQQAPARDRVRHQTFFTRHQHVYPAPSSLSSAASPDSSGSARSSPNASDSCPSISPDYLVEYRRNSSATVASPPSSSGQPGELPFACRHCPKRFAQASNRSSHMRTHTGDRPFRCPSCPKSFAQRTSLRTHLRTHTGDRPYRCLDCDQRFGDLSTLTKHRRTHTGEKPYRCHYEGCSRAFAQSGNLKRHFRTHVLDRKLERISA